From the Deltaproteobacteria bacterium genome, one window contains:
- a CDS encoding FHA domain-containing protein, producing MSFLAIVDRILPFLKKDKQQGKICPNGHVMHPSWDTCPYCLEMQQAMMAAGGGVSAIPMPSAGQGTAMLNIQEIGGEKGRGSQDKSREVCGWIVALNGQHKGEDFRLRVGKNVLGTAADCDIVLTDKKISRKHATIRYEGGEFQIADLDSSNGTFVNDEKVQKHDLIDNDIIKLGDIEFEFKCRALREKRE from the coding sequence GTGTCGTTTCTCGCCATCGTCGATCGCATCCTGCCGTTCCTGAAGAAGGACAAGCAGCAGGGCAAGATCTGCCCGAACGGCCACGTGATGCACCCGAGCTGGGACACCTGCCCGTATTGCCTGGAGATGCAACAGGCGATGATGGCGGCTGGCGGCGGCGTCTCCGCCATCCCGATGCCGTCCGCCGGCCAGGGCACGGCCATGCTCAACATCCAGGAGATCGGCGGCGAGAAGGGCCGGGGATCCCAGGACAAGAGCCGCGAGGTGTGCGGCTGGATCGTCGCGCTCAACGGCCAGCACAAGGGCGAGGACTTCCGCCTGCGGGTGGGAAAGAACGTGCTGGGGACGGCGGCCGACTGCGACATCGTGCTCACCGACAAGAAGATCTCCCGCAAGCACGCCACCATCCGGTACGAGGGCGGAGAATTCCAGATCGCCGATCTCGACAGCTCGAACGGCACCTTCGTCAACGACGAGAAGGTGCAGAAGCACGACCTGATCGACAACGACATCATCAAGCTCGGAGACATCGAGTTCGAGTTCAAGTGTCGCGCACTGCGCGAGAAGCGCGAGTAA